The following coding sequences lie in one Peromyscus maniculatus bairdii isolate BWxNUB_F1_BW_parent chromosome 3, HU_Pman_BW_mat_3.1, whole genome shotgun sequence genomic window:
- the Wnt16 gene encoding protein Wnt-16 has translation MDRAALLALPSLCALWAAVLSLFPCGTQGNWMWLGIASFGVPEKLGCAGLPLNSRQKELCKRKPYLLPSIREGARLGIQECRSQFRHERWNCMVATTTATATASSLATSPLFGYELSSGTKETAFIYAVMAAGLVHSVTRSCSAGNMTECSCDTTLQNGGSPSEGWHWGGCSDDVQYGMWFSRKFLDFPISNTTGKESKVLLAMNLHNNEAGRQAVAKLMSVDCRCHGVSGSCAVKTCWKTMSSFEKIGHFLKDKYENSIQISDKTKRKMRRREKDQRQTPIHKDDLLYVHKSPNYCVENKKLGIPGTQGRECNRTSGGADGCNLLCCGRGYNTHVVRHVERCECKFIWCCYVRCRRCESMTDVHTCK, from the exons ATGGACAGAGCGGCGCTCCTGGCCCTGCCCAGCTTGTGTGCGCTGTGGGCAGCCGTGCTCTCGCTCTTCCCCTGCGGAACCCAGGGCAACTGGAT GTGGTTGGGCATTGCCTCCTTTGGGGTACCGGAGAAGCTGGGCTGCGCTGGCTTGCCTCTGAACAGCCGCCAGAAGGAGCTCTGCAAGAGGAAACCGTACCTGCTGCCTAGCATCCGCGAGGGCGCCCGGCTGGGCATTCAGGAGTGCAGGAGCCAGTTCCGACACGAGAGGTGGAACTGCATGgtcgccaccaccactgccaccgccaccgcctCCTCGCTCGCCACCAGTCCCCTCTTTGGCTATGAGCTAAGTAGCG GCACCAAGGAGACAGCTTTCATTTATGCTGtcatggctgcaggactggtgcaCTCTGTAACCAGGTCATGCAGCGCCGGAAACATGACAGAATGTTCCTGTGACACCACCTTGCAAAATGGTGGCTCGCCAAGTGAAGGCTGGCACTGGGGGGGATGCTCTGACGATGTCCAGTACGGCATGTGGTTCAGCAGAAAGTTTCTAGATTTCCCCATCAGCAACACGACAGGAAAAGAGAGCAAAGTACTGCTGGCCATGAATCTGCACAACAACGAAGCGGGAAGGCAG GCTGTCGCCAAGTTGATGTCTGTGGACTGCCGCTGCCATGGAGTTTCCGGCTCCTGTGCTGTGAAAACCTGCTGGAAAACTATGTCTTCTTTTGAAAAGATTGGgcattttttaaaggataaatatGAGAACAGCATCCAGATTTCAGACAAAACCAAGAGGAAAATGCGCAGGAGAGAAAAAGATCAGAGGCAGACACCCATTCACAAGGACGACCTGCTGTACGTTCATAAGTCTCCCAACTACTGTGTGGAGAACAAGAAACTGGGTATTCCTGGGACCCAGGGCAGGGAGTGCAACCGTACATCCGGAGGCGCTGATGGCTGCAACCTCCTCTGCTGTGGCCGAGGCTACAACACCCACGTGGTCAGGCACGTGGAGAGGTGTGAGTGTAAGTTCATCTGGTGCTGCTACGTCCGCTGCAGGAGGTGTGAAAGCATGACTGACGTCCACACTTGTAAGTAA